In a genomic window of Allomeiothermus silvanus DSM 9946:
- a CDS encoding ribose-phosphate diphosphokinase — MDQPLMVFTGQSNPALAREICANLGIPLGKSTTEKFANDNLFVRFEESLRSADVFIVQSLTPPVHEHLMELLMMIDAAKGSSAARVTAVIPYYSYARSDKKDAPRISIAGRLVADLIQTAGADRVLTMTLHSPQVHGFFKIPMDHLSAEPVIANYFATRVEDLERSVIVAPDAGDLKRASSLARRLALPLAFIDKQRLSDTEVAARALVGDVKGKNALIIDDEISTAGSLVKAVDTVLEAGAKQAYAAVTHGVYVGPAVERIEKSPVIEVAATNTCATANQKSRKLQTLSVGPLFAEAIWRIHRGESVSSLFT, encoded by the coding sequence ATGGATCAGCCCCTAATGGTCTTCACTGGCCAGTCCAACCCCGCCCTAGCCCGCGAAATCTGCGCGAACCTGGGTATTCCGCTCGGCAAATCCACCACCGAGAAGTTCGCCAACGACAACCTCTTCGTACGCTTCGAGGAGAGCTTGCGCTCCGCCGATGTGTTCATCGTGCAGTCGCTGACCCCACCGGTGCACGAGCACCTGATGGAACTCCTCATGATGATCGACGCGGCCAAGGGCTCGAGCGCAGCCCGGGTCACCGCGGTGATCCCCTATTACTCCTACGCCCGCTCGGACAAAAAGGATGCTCCGCGCATCTCCATCGCCGGGCGCTTGGTGGCCGACCTCATCCAGACCGCCGGGGCCGACCGGGTACTCACCATGACCCTGCACTCCCCCCAGGTGCACGGCTTCTTCAAGATCCCCATGGACCACCTCTCGGCGGAGCCGGTGATCGCCAACTACTTCGCCACCCGGGTGGAAGACCTCGAGCGCTCGGTGATCGTGGCACCCGACGCCGGGGATCTCAAACGGGCTTCCTCGCTGGCCCGCCGGTTGGCCCTCCCTTTGGCCTTCATCGACAAGCAGCGCCTCTCCGATACCGAGGTGGCGGCCAGGGCCCTGGTGGGCGATGTGAAGGGCAAGAACGCCCTGATCATCGATGACGAGATCTCCACCGCGGGCTCATTGGTCAAGGCCGTGGACACGGTGCTGGAGGCCGGGGCCAAGCAGGCCTACGCCGCGGTTACGCATGGGGTCTACGTAGGGCCCGCCGTAGAGCGCATAGAGAAAAGCCCGGTGATTGAGGTCGCTGCTACCAACACCTGCGCGACCGCCAACCAGAAAAGCCGCAAGCTGCAAACCCTCTCCGTGGGGCCTCTGTTTGCCGAAGCCATCTGGCGCATTCACCGGGGGGAATCGGTCTCTTCGCTATTCACCTGA
- a CDS encoding ABC transporter permease: MATIAAQPRQAQPQSTWALAWRRFKKHRLAMASLVFIILLILMAVLAPYIAPYDPTAQPTGENLGAQYFNPPSPQHWLGTDDLGRDVLSRIIYGARISLLVGFTAAIASVLIGTVLGTLAGYFSGKPFRFYLGPLAQAKEGWQPALFAGWRVISWGLYYLALYLVADLAWKLSGDDVRAYLGGERSLGNLLSGLGLLVAWGAVAVAAIWGIWGTIRLDLDIVISRVIDFVLTIPTLPLLLVLSALLRDPNVVVGQWAQAAFGESASVFIIIAILVVLGWTGTARLIRGAILSLREQDFTAAAQAMGAGEGRIMFRHLVPNALAPVIVSVTLGVGDAIVTEAALSFLGFGVQPPVATWGNMLSNAQEYIFSAPWLALAPGFMIFVTVLAFNYMGDGLRDALDPRSRL, from the coding sequence ATGGCAACCATAGCAGCTCAACCCCGGCAGGCCCAACCGCAATCCACCTGGGCTTTGGCCTGGCGACGCTTCAAAAAGCACCGGCTCGCCATGGCCTCCTTGGTCTTCATTATCCTCCTGATCTTAATGGCGGTGTTGGCTCCCTACATCGCCCCCTACGACCCCACCGCGCAACCTACGGGAGAAAACCTCGGAGCGCAGTACTTCAACCCTCCCTCCCCTCAGCACTGGCTGGGTACCGATGACCTGGGCCGCGACGTGCTCTCGCGCATCATCTACGGGGCCCGCATCTCCTTGTTGGTGGGTTTTACCGCGGCCATCGCCAGCGTGCTGATCGGCACCGTGCTGGGTACGCTGGCTGGGTATTTTTCGGGCAAGCCCTTCCGCTTCTACCTGGGGCCCTTGGCCCAAGCCAAGGAGGGCTGGCAACCGGCCCTCTTCGCGGGGTGGCGGGTAATTTCCTGGGGGCTTTACTACCTGGCGCTGTATCTGGTTGCGGACCTAGCCTGGAAGCTCTCCGGCGATGACGTCCGGGCGTACTTGGGCGGGGAGCGGAGCTTGGGCAACCTGCTCTCCGGGCTGGGCCTGCTGGTGGCCTGGGGGGCGGTGGCGGTGGCGGCCATATGGGGTATATGGGGAACCATCCGGCTCGACTTAGACATCGTGATCAGCCGGGTGATCGACTTTGTGCTGACCATCCCCACCTTGCCCTTGCTGCTGGTGCTTTCGGCGCTTTTGCGCGACCCCAACGTAGTGGTGGGCCAGTGGGCGCAAGCCGCTTTCGGCGAATCGGCCTCGGTGTTTATCATCATCGCCATCCTGGTGGTGCTGGGCTGGACCGGGACCGCCCGTCTGATCCGCGGGGCTATCCTCTCCTTGCGGGAGCAGGACTTCACTGCAGCGGCCCAGGCTATGGGGGCAGGGGAAGGCCGGATTATGTTCCGCCACCTGGTCCCCAACGCGCTGGCACCGGTGATCGTGAGCGTGACCTTGGGCGTGGGTGACGCCATCGTGACCGAGGCAGCCCTGTCCTTCCTGGGCTTTGGCGTCCAGCCTCCGGTGGCGACCTGGGGTAACATGCTTTCCAATGCCCAGGAGTACATCTTCTCGGCTCCCTGGTTGGCCCTGGCGCCGGGTTTTATGATCTTCGTCACGGTGCTGGCTTTCAACTACATGGGCGACGGCTTGCGCGACGCCCTAGACCCGCGTAGCCGGTTGTAA
- the erpA gene encoding iron-sulfur cluster insertion protein ErpA has product MVQEPNAFQETNGVEPPVLTITENAAAKAQEILQKYNKPQAAIRVFIKSGGCSGYQYGMAVDERELEGDTFVEMHGVRLVVDRMSLPLLIGSQVDWVESMMGGGFTVNNPNATSSCGCGHSFRTDGAKVPEGAGGCGSH; this is encoded by the coding sequence GTGGTCCAGGAGCCCAACGCTTTTCAAGAAACAAACGGGGTAGAACCGCCCGTTCTAACCATCACCGAGAACGCCGCCGCCAAGGCGCAGGAAATCTTGCAGAAATACAATAAGCCCCAGGCTGCCATCCGGGTGTTCATCAAGTCGGGTGGATGCAGCGGTTACCAATACGGGATGGCGGTAGATGAGCGCGAGCTCGAGGGCGACACCTTCGTGGAGATGCACGGGGTGCGCCTGGTAGTAGACCGGATGTCCTTGCCTCTACTGATAGGTTCCCAGGTGGACTGGGTGGAGAGCATGATGGGCGGCGGCTTTACCGTCAACAACCCCAACGCTACCTCCTCCTGCGGCTGCGGGCACTCCTTCCGCACCGATGGGGCCAAGGTCCCCGAAGGGGCGGGCGGCTGCGGCAGCCATTAG
- a CDS encoding M24 family metallopeptidase, which yields MDIAKVQSVLRESKTPAWLLYSFFGSNPLALDFLGLTQLHLSRRFAYLIPAQGEPTLIVHAIEQSTYPPLPGKKRVFHSLASFTAALQEVVAPYGRVAMEYQPGGSIPYLSRVDAGTIELLRGMGLEVVSSAEILLQFQTWSAEALAAHRRAAQGIEAALERALAFIRSRIGDPPSELEVQAEIRQVFEARGLVFDHPAMVSFGPHAANPHHTPGLARLEHGQVVLIDLWCKEPSGPYADMTWMAGWDVPQEVHRAFAAVTQARDRAVEYIVQAYREGRHPKGFEVDQAAREVLEGAGLGAYILHRTGHNLGFAAPHGNGTHLDALETHDTRPLIPGLAFTVEPGVYPGPWGLRSEINVYLHEAGPEITTPVQPAIEPL from the coding sequence ATGGACATCGCCAAGGTTCAGTCGGTGCTGCGCGAGAGCAAAACCCCGGCCTGGCTGCTGTACAGCTTCTTTGGCAGCAACCCCCTAGCCCTGGATTTTCTGGGGCTCACCCAGCTACACCTCTCCCGGCGCTTCGCCTACTTGATCCCGGCCCAGGGTGAACCTACCCTGATCGTCCACGCCATCGAACAGAGTACCTACCCTCCCCTGCCCGGTAAGAAGCGGGTGTTCCACTCGCTCGCGTCCTTCACGGCAGCCCTTCAGGAAGTGGTAGCCCCCTATGGCCGGGTGGCCATGGAGTACCAGCCCGGCGGGAGCATCCCCTACCTCTCGCGGGTAGATGCCGGAACCATCGAACTCTTGCGGGGGATGGGCCTCGAGGTGGTCTCCTCGGCGGAGATCCTCCTGCAGTTCCAGACCTGGAGCGCCGAAGCCCTGGCGGCCCACCGACGGGCCGCTCAGGGGATCGAGGCGGCCCTCGAGCGGGCTTTGGCTTTTATCCGCTCGCGGATTGGCGACCCACCCAGCGAACTCGAGGTCCAAGCCGAGATCCGCCAAGTCTTCGAGGCCCGGGGGCTGGTCTTCGACCACCCGGCCATGGTGAGTTTCGGACCCCACGCCGCCAACCCCCACCACACCCCCGGCCTGGCCCGGCTCGAGCACGGCCAGGTAGTGCTCATCGACTTATGGTGCAAGGAGCCCTCCGGCCCCTATGCCGACATGACCTGGATGGCCGGCTGGGACGTGCCGCAGGAGGTGCACCGGGCCTTCGCAGCGGTGACCCAAGCCCGCGACCGGGCGGTGGAGTACATAGTCCAGGCGTATCGGGAGGGCCGCCACCCCAAAGGTTTCGAGGTGGACCAAGCCGCCCGGGAGGTGCTGGAGGGGGCCGGGTTGGGGGCCTATATCCTCCACCGCACCGGGCACAACCTGGGCTTTGCCGCCCCTCATGGCAACGGGACCCACCTGGACGCCCTCGAGACCCACGACACCCGCCCCCTCATCCCTGGCTTGGCCTTTACGGTGGAGCCGGGCGTTTACCCAGGCCCTTGGGGGCTCAGAAGCGAGATCAACGTCTACCTCCATGAAGCCGGGCCGGAGATCACCACCCCGGTACAGCCAGCCATCGAGCCCTTGTAG
- a CDS encoding ABC transporter permease: MFAYTVRRLLQMVPLLFAASVVIYALLALQPGDPLDELKRNNPRITAEQLEQLRRAYGLDQPIYIRYFKWLGRAVQGDLGQSRTYGLPAGEYIFGQRLPKTLLLSGLAFILALVVAIPVGIFSAVRQYTVADYAITFISFLGFSIPIFFLGILLLYFFAVVMPENLRLPTGGVPPYLPSDIGNTVSLGEYIVVWIRHLILPVLALSLIQMAAWTRFMRASLLEVLNQDYVRTARSKGLSERVVIYKHALRNALIPMVTLVGLAIPGVLGGAVITETIFSWPGMGRAIFDALVEKDYNVAMAALALLALLTVLFNLIADLMYAVVDPRIRYN, from the coding sequence GTGTTTGCTTACACGGTACGAAGGCTACTACAAATGGTGCCGCTGTTGTTTGCGGCTTCCGTCGTGATCTACGCGCTGTTGGCTTTGCAGCCAGGCGATCCACTGGACGAGCTAAAGCGCAACAACCCGCGCATCACCGCCGAACAACTCGAGCAACTCCGCCGGGCTTACGGGCTGGATCAGCCCATCTATATCCGCTACTTCAAGTGGTTGGGCCGGGCGGTGCAGGGCGACTTGGGCCAGTCCCGCACCTACGGGCTGCCCGCGGGGGAGTACATCTTCGGGCAGCGGTTGCCCAAGACCCTGCTCCTCTCGGGGTTGGCGTTTATCCTGGCCCTGGTGGTGGCGATCCCGGTAGGTATATTTTCAGCGGTGCGGCAGTACACGGTGGCGGATTACGCCATCACCTTCATCTCGTTCTTGGGGTTCTCCATCCCCATCTTTTTCTTGGGCATCCTGCTGCTGTATTTCTTCGCGGTGGTGATGCCCGAAAACTTGCGGCTCCCCACGGGGGGAGTACCGCCTTACTTGCCCTCGGACATAGGAAACACGGTGAGCCTGGGCGAGTATATCGTGGTGTGGATCCGCCACCTGATCCTGCCGGTGCTGGCCCTCTCGCTAATTCAGATGGCGGCCTGGACCCGTTTCATGCGGGCCAGCCTGCTCGAGGTCTTGAACCAAGACTACGTGCGTACCGCCCGCTCCAAGGGGCTATCCGAACGGGTGGTGATTTACAAGCACGCCCTGCGCAACGCCCTGATCCCTATGGTCACGCTGGTGGGGCTAGCCATCCCGGGGGTGCTGGGCGGGGCGGTCATCACCGAGACCATCTTCTCCTGGCCGGGCATGGGGCGGGCCATCTTTGACGCCTTGGTAGAGAAAGACTACAACGTGGCGATGGCGGCCTTGGCCCTGCTGGCGTTGCTGACGGTGCTCTTCAACCTCATCGCCGACCTGATGTACGCGGTGGTGGATCCGCGCATCCGCTACAATTAG
- a CDS encoding TMEM175 family protein, whose product MSLPDPDQKETGRIEAFSDGVFAIAITLLVLEIKVPHEVEAGRLARALLEQWPSYLAFLTRFSFIGIMWINHHRIFRLIHRSDHGLLLVNGLLLLGVTFVPFPTALVADYLRHPDEYVAVMVFNGTYLVISIFFNLLWGYAYRRGLFASSTDSRAPRGINRAYLIGPLLYLVAIGLALVNATASLVLNLALAIFYGLSRD is encoded by the coding sequence GTGAGCCTTCCCGACCCTGACCAGAAGGAAACCGGACGCATCGAGGCTTTTAGCGACGGGGTCTTCGCCATCGCCATCACCTTGCTGGTGCTCGAGATCAAAGTCCCGCACGAGGTTGAAGCCGGTAGATTGGCCAGGGCGCTGCTCGAGCAATGGCCCAGCTATCTGGCCTTTCTTACCCGCTTTTCCTTTATTGGCATCATGTGGATCAACCATCACCGCATATTCCGGCTGATCCACCGCAGCGATCACGGTTTGTTGCTTGTAAATGGCCTGCTACTGCTGGGAGTGACCTTCGTTCCTTTCCCTACTGCCTTGGTCGCCGATTACCTCCGCCACCCCGACGAGTACGTGGCGGTTATGGTGTTCAACGGCACCTATTTAGTCATCTCCATATTTTTCAATTTACTGTGGGGGTACGCTTACCGGCGTGGATTATTCGCCTCTAGTACAGATAGCCGCGCTCCCCGTGGTATCAACCGAGCGTATCTCATCGGCCCGCTGCTCTACCTTGTAGCCATCGGCTTGGCACTGGTGAATGCGACTGCTAGCCTTGTTTTGAACCTCGCCCTAGCCATCTTTTACGGCTTATCCCGGGATTGA
- the truA gene encoding tRNA pseudouridine(38-40) synthase TruA yields the protein MRRIKLTVEFDGTHFAGLQTQAKGERTVQNTLEQALAQIPGAIPKVVAAGRTDAGVHALAMPLHYDTLDPIPPEKIPLALNGLLPPDLRALAAEEVAPEFHARKSCHWRAYRYRILNRKTPSALLRHYAWWIPQQLNLVAMRHALEHLVGEHDFKAFAVKEKRPTVRRIYRAHLTVLTPDIAQDAKNEREIHLEFVGSGFLRGQVRSMVGTLVEVGLGKRDSQSLGELLRTGTRSQAGPTAPPQGLYFVGAGYAPWGAA from the coding sequence ATGCGGCGCATCAAACTGACAGTGGAATTCGACGGGACGCACTTCGCTGGGCTGCAAACCCAGGCTAAAGGGGAGCGTACCGTGCAAAACACCCTCGAGCAGGCCCTCGCGCAGATCCCCGGCGCCATCCCCAAAGTGGTCGCCGCGGGCCGCACCGACGCCGGGGTCCACGCCCTGGCGATGCCCCTGCACTACGACACCCTGGACCCCATTCCGCCCGAGAAGATCCCCCTCGCCCTCAACGGCCTCCTGCCGCCCGACCTGCGGGCTTTGGCTGCCGAGGAGGTAGCGCCGGAGTTTCACGCCCGCAAGAGCTGCCACTGGCGGGCTTACCGCTACCGTATCTTGAACCGCAAGACGCCCAGCGCCCTCTTGCGCCACTACGCGTGGTGGATACCGCAGCAGCTCAACCTGGTAGCCATGCGCCACGCCCTCGAGCACCTGGTAGGCGAGCACGACTTCAAAGCCTTCGCGGTCAAGGAGAAGCGTCCTACCGTGCGGCGGATCTACCGGGCACACCTCACCGTCCTCACCCCCGATATCGCCCAGGATGCCAAAAATGAGCGGGAAATCCACCTCGAGTTTGTAGGGTCGGGGTTTCTGCGGGGCCAGGTGCGCAGCATGGTAGGTACCTTGGTCGAGGTGGGGCTGGGCAAGCGAGATTCGCAGAGCCTGGGGGAACTGCTCAGGACCGGTACCCGTTCCCAGGCCGGGCCGACCGCTCCTCCCCAGGGGCTGTACTTCGTGGGAGCGGGCTACGCGCCGTGGGGGGCAGCATGA
- a CDS encoding lipid-A-disaccharide synthase-related protein — protein sequence MNVSRILLLSNGHGEDAIGAAIARELARLGLEPLPLPLVGSGNAYARAGFPVLGPRREMPSGGFVRFNPKALLADLRSGWLAMTKEQVRVLRAAASGAATLVVGDLYGLFLGSRYGGRPLFQVQPLVSVRYPGAQGLEALEHLPAQRFLLPERLLMRRAARVYPRDPESAAWLQARGVAHAVCLGNPLLDAVFGEAPLEPSPPYLLLLPGSRADAYFSLPIMLEAVRELRPLTLTPVVAWSGLDLGGLQAPGWALERLIGGEVGVTHTLIHLDGTRVFLAQGAFKSALLGSKLAFSTSGSAAEQAAGYGVPLVGFPTPGPQYTASFARAQQQLLGKALTLALPYPREVAQAARALLHHPQAYQAAQEEGKKAMGAPGAARRIAEDIAAYLRYLPQISSHTR from the coding sequence ATGAACGTATCGCGTATCCTTCTCCTCTCCAACGGCCACGGCGAGGACGCCATCGGTGCAGCCATCGCCCGGGAGCTAGCGCGCCTGGGGCTCGAGCCGCTGCCCCTCCCGCTGGTAGGCAGCGGCAACGCCTACGCACGGGCCGGTTTTCCGGTGCTGGGGCCGCGCCGGGAGATGCCCTCGGGGGGGTTCGTGCGCTTCAACCCCAAGGCCCTCTTGGCCGATCTGCGCTCAGGCTGGCTGGCGATGACCAAAGAGCAGGTGCGGGTATTGCGCGCGGCCGCTTCGGGGGCAGCCACGTTGGTGGTGGGTGACCTCTACGGGCTTTTTCTGGGCAGCCGCTACGGAGGGAGGCCGCTTTTCCAGGTGCAACCGCTGGTCTCGGTACGCTACCCGGGGGCCCAGGGCCTCGAGGCCCTTGAACACCTTCCCGCCCAACGCTTTCTGCTCCCCGAGCGGCTACTGATGCGCCGGGCCGCGCGGGTCTACCCCCGCGACCCCGAGAGCGCCGCCTGGCTCCAGGCGCGGGGGGTTGCCCACGCGGTATGCCTGGGCAACCCTTTGCTGGATGCCGTTTTTGGCGAAGCCCCCCTCGAGCCCTCCCCCCCCTACTTGCTCCTCCTCCCCGGATCTCGGGCCGATGCCTATTTCAGCCTGCCCATCATGCTGGAGGCGGTTCGTGAACTGCGTCCCCTGACATTGACCCCGGTCGTGGCCTGGTCGGGGCTGGACTTGGGCGGGCTGCAGGCTCCGGGATGGGCGCTCGAGCGGCTAATCGGTGGGGAGGTCGGTGTCACCCATACCCTGATTCATCTGGACGGAACCCGGGTTTTCCTCGCCCAAGGCGCCTTCAAGTCGGCCTTGCTGGGGTCGAAGCTGGCCTTCTCAACTTCCGGCAGCGCCGCCGAGCAGGCCGCCGGGTACGGGGTCCCTCTGGTCGGCTTTCCCACCCCCGGTCCGCAGTACACCGCGAGCTTTGCCCGGGCGCAACAGCAGTTGTTGGGTAAGGCTCTCACCCTGGCCCTGCCCTACCCCCGCGAGGTAGCCCAGGCCGCCCGGGCCTTGCTCCACCACCCCCAGGCCTACCAAGCCGCACAGGAGGAAGGGAAAAAAGCCATGGGCGCGCCCGGAGCAGCCCGGCGCATCGCCGAGGACATCGCCGCCTATCTGCGCTACCTCCCCCAGATCTCGAGCCACACCCGGTAA
- a CDS encoding peptide ABC transporter substrate-binding protein: protein MNRLSKFAVLGFALAGLAWAGPQDNSLIVGASQEPRVLAGDFLNVISNQAIKSEMEQYLFAPLIGTDVESESFPVLVTELPTEQNRRLRVTDIGGGKKRLEMDLTLKEGLKWSDGQPLTTDDIKFYYDVGKAPGMPVLNPDYWQRVKLSVKDARNFTVTFEPAYYYDTYGSPMGYAPAHIMKAEFDKALAQVKGLNVDKDAEKINEIYRSFFNSFSTPQAINAKKMVYSGPFRVNRWVPGSSVEMVRNPNFTAVTPQGGADKYVQKVTYRFIQNTNSLLVAILGGGIDVTSSVALTFDQARSRQLTSRAPGRFDIWFVPGPIWEHIDVNKFSNCQQVKDLGLDDVRTRQALLYAMNREGLVKAFFDGLQPVAHTWIAPVNPLFNPNVAKYEYNLKKAEDLLAQLGWKKGSDGILQRTVGGRTVRFEIEFVTTAGNAIRERTQQFFANDFKQLGISVKINNAPSAVVFADDFIQRASECRWTGLFEFAWVSSLAEGGDLFQYKNLNTGAISVPTKENNYQGQNIGGWRNDDFDRLTSQGVLEFNEARRKQLFAQAQEIWAKELPALPLYFRSNPYVVRKGLVNYVAAAYSGGNGYPGWNAWEIGWESRGAVKRLDQAKYARSF, encoded by the coding sequence ATGAACCGTTTGAGTAAGTTCGCCGTGCTGGGCTTTGCCCTAGCCGGGCTGGCTTGGGCTGGGCCGCAAGACAACAGCCTGATTGTGGGAGCTTCGCAGGAGCCCCGGGTGCTGGCCGGAGATTTCCTCAATGTGATCTCCAACCAGGCCATCAAGAGCGAGATGGAGCAGTACCTGTTCGCTCCCCTGATCGGCACCGATGTTGAAAGCGAAAGCTTCCCGGTGCTGGTGACGGAACTGCCCACCGAGCAGAACCGCCGCCTGCGCGTGACCGACATCGGGGGGGGCAAAAAGCGGCTCGAGATGGATCTGACCCTCAAGGAGGGGCTTAAGTGGTCCGATGGCCAGCCCCTCACCACCGACGACATCAAGTTCTACTACGACGTAGGTAAGGCCCCCGGTATGCCGGTACTGAACCCCGACTACTGGCAGCGGGTGAAGCTGAGTGTGAAAGATGCCCGCAACTTCACGGTAACCTTCGAGCCCGCCTACTACTACGACACCTACGGCTCGCCCATGGGCTACGCCCCGGCCCATATCATGAAGGCCGAGTTCGACAAGGCGCTGGCCCAGGTCAAGGGGCTCAACGTAGATAAAGACGCCGAGAAGATTAACGAGATCTACCGGTCTTTCTTCAATAGCTTCTCCACTCCTCAGGCCATCAACGCCAAGAAGATGGTCTACTCCGGGCCGTTCCGGGTGAACCGCTGGGTGCCGGGGAGCAGCGTGGAGATGGTGCGCAACCCCAACTTCACCGCCGTCACCCCCCAAGGTGGAGCTGACAAGTACGTGCAGAAGGTCACCTACCGCTTCATCCAGAACACCAACTCGCTCCTGGTAGCTATTCTGGGGGGCGGGATCGACGTCACCTCCTCCGTGGCCCTGACCTTCGACCAAGCCCGCTCCCGGCAGCTCACCAGCCGGGCTCCGGGCCGCTTTGACATCTGGTTCGTTCCCGGGCCTATTTGGGAACACATCGACGTAAACAAGTTCAGCAACTGCCAGCAGGTCAAGGACCTGGGCCTCGACGACGTACGCACCCGCCAGGCCCTCCTTTACGCCATGAACCGTGAAGGGCTGGTCAAAGCCTTCTTCGATGGGTTGCAGCCGGTGGCCCACACCTGGATTGCCCCGGTGAACCCCTTGTTCAACCCCAACGTGGCCAAGTACGAGTACAACCTCAAGAAGGCGGAGGACCTCTTGGCCCAGCTAGGCTGGAAGAAGGGTTCTGACGGCATCTTGCAGCGCACCGTGGGAGGACGCACCGTCCGCTTCGAGATCGAGTTTGTCACCACTGCTGGCAACGCTATCCGCGAGCGCACCCAGCAGTTCTTCGCCAACGACTTCAAACAGCTGGGCATCTCCGTCAAGATCAACAACGCCCCCAGCGCAGTGGTCTTCGCCGACGACTTCATCCAGCGTGCCTCAGAATGCCGCTGGACGGGTCTATTTGAGTTTGCTTGGGTGTCCAGCCTGGCTGAGGGTGGCGACCTCTTCCAGTACAAGAACCTGAACACCGGGGCCATCTCGGTGCCGACCAAGGAAAACAACTACCAAGGGCAGAACATCGGCGGCTGGCGCAACGACGACTTCGACCGCCTGACCAGCCAGGGCGTGCTCGAGTTCAACGAAGCGCGCCGCAAGCAGTTGTTCGCCCAGGCGCAGGAAATCTGGGCCAAGGAACTGCCGGCCCTTCCCCTGTACTTCCGCTCCAACCCCTACGTGGTGCGTAAGGGCTTGGTCAACTACGTCGCAGCCGCTTACTCCGGCGGCAACGGCTACCCTGGCTGGAATGCTTGGGAGATTGGCTGGGAGAGCCGCGGTGCGGTGAAGCGCCTCGACCAGGCCAAGTACGCCCGTAGCTTCTAA
- a CDS encoding integrase core domain-containing protein, translating to MQFTTVGREIWRGARQAQRLAEANASDPEVQERLRKLRLVKALRESKKSWKEIQDLVGISRATYHRWQKALKEKGLAGLKPRSRRPKHLRTKVHWTPGLLIRIETLRKENPTWGRWSIWLTLRKEGFQMSERTVGRILAYLEKHRRIESVAGYLARTQRGKLKRRVNRPYAKRKPRGYEARAPGDLVQVDTLTLTLGPGSMVKHFSAIDLHSRFVLAEVHSRATAKLSEGFLSLLLARAPFPIRAIQVDGGSEFMAEFEEACCALGIALFVLPPRSPKLNGHVERMQRTFKEEFYTRPLPTPLSELQAELDTYLDYYNRRRPHMALGGLAPLEFLAKMQEESVPQRVSNVLTDYRVLLRWSFWLRCKRSRFLKESQMC from the coding sequence GTGCAGTTTACCACCGTTGGCCGAGAGATATGGAGAGGCGCTAGACAAGCACAGAGGCTGGCCGAGGCCAACGCAAGCGACCCAGAGGTCCAGGAACGTCTGCGCAAGCTCCGACTGGTCAAAGCCCTGCGTGAAAGTAAAAAGAGCTGGAAGGAGATCCAGGACCTGGTCGGGATCAGCCGGGCCACCTACCACCGCTGGCAAAAAGCCCTAAAAGAAAAGGGCCTGGCTGGACTCAAACCCCGCTCCCGCCGCCCTAAGCACCTGCGCACAAAGGTCCACTGGACCCCAGGGCTGCTCATTAGAATAGAAACTCTCCGCAAGGAAAACCCCACCTGGGGACGCTGGTCCATCTGGCTTACCCTCCGCAAGGAGGGTTTCCAGATGAGCGAACGCACGGTGGGGCGCATCCTGGCCTACCTGGAGAAGCACCGACGTATCGAGAGCGTGGCCGGCTACCTGGCCCGGACTCAAAGAGGGAAGCTAAAGCGAAGGGTAAACCGGCCCTACGCCAAAAGGAAGCCCCGAGGATACGAGGCCAGGGCTCCTGGGGACCTGGTCCAGGTGGACACCCTCACCCTGACCTTAGGACCGGGAAGCATGGTCAAGCACTTCTCGGCGATTGACCTCCATAGCCGGTTTGTCCTGGCGGAGGTGCACAGCCGGGCCACGGCTAAGCTTTCTGAGGGGTTCTTGTCCTTGCTTCTGGCCAGGGCCCCTTTTCCCATCCGGGCCATCCAGGTGGATGGGGGCAGCGAGTTCATGGCCGAGTTTGAGGAGGCCTGCTGTGCTCTGGGGATTGCCTTGTTTGTGCTACCGCCGAGGAGTCCTAAACTCAATGGTCACGTGGAGCGGATGCAGCGGACCTTCAAGGAGGAGTTCTACACCCGGCCTTTGCCCACCCCGCTCAGCGAGCTGCAGGCAGAGCTGGATACCTACCTGGACTACTACAACCGCCGAAGGCCTCACATGGCCCTGGGGGGTCTTGCTCCGCTGGAGTTTTTGGCTAAGATGCAAGAGGAGTCGGTTCCTCAAAGAGTCTCAAATGTGTTGACCGATTACAGGGTCTTGCTCCGCTGGAGTTTTTGGCTAAGATGCAAGAGGAGTCGGTTCCTCAAAGAGTCTCAAATGTGTTGA